Proteins encoded by one window of Serratia nevei:
- the dapE gene encoding succinyl-diaminopimelate desuccinylase → MTCPVIELAQQLIKRPSLSPNDEGCQQLMIDRLLAIGFTVEAMDFEDTQNFWAWRGEGQTLAFAGHTDVVPTGDEKRWDNPPFEPAIRDGMLYGRGAADMKGSLAAMVVAAERFVAANPNHQGRLAFLITSDEEASATHGTVKVVETLMARNERLDYCLVGEPSSTERVGDVVKNGRRGSITANLHIHGVQGHVAYPHLADNPVHRAMPALNELVAIEWDRGNEFFPPTSMQIANVQAGTGSNNVIPGDLYVQFNFRFSTELTDAMIKQRVEELLERHQLNYSIEWRLSGQPFLTSRGALVDAVVNAVEHYSELTPQLLTTGGTSDGRFIAQMGAQVVELGPVNATIHKVNECVNAADLQLLSRMYQRIMEQLVA, encoded by the coding sequence ATGACTTGCCCGGTTATCGAACTGGCCCAGCAGCTGATTAAACGCCCTTCCCTCAGCCCAAATGACGAAGGCTGCCAGCAGCTGATGATCGATCGCCTGCTGGCGATCGGTTTCACCGTCGAGGCGATGGACTTCGAAGACACCCAAAACTTCTGGGCCTGGCGCGGCGAAGGGCAAACCCTGGCGTTTGCCGGGCATACCGACGTGGTGCCGACCGGCGATGAAAAGCGTTGGGATAACCCGCCGTTTGAACCGGCGATCCGCGACGGCATGCTGTATGGCCGAGGTGCGGCAGACATGAAAGGCTCGTTGGCCGCGATGGTGGTGGCCGCAGAGCGCTTTGTCGCCGCCAACCCGAATCACCAGGGCCGCCTGGCTTTTCTGATCACCTCCGACGAAGAGGCCAGCGCCACCCACGGCACGGTTAAAGTGGTCGAAACGCTGATGGCGCGCAATGAGCGCCTGGATTACTGCCTGGTCGGCGAGCCGTCCAGCACCGAGCGCGTCGGCGACGTGGTGAAAAACGGCCGACGCGGCTCCATCACCGCCAACCTGCACATTCACGGCGTGCAGGGGCACGTCGCCTATCCGCACCTGGCCGACAACCCGGTGCACCGTGCCATGCCGGCGCTGAATGAACTGGTGGCGATCGAATGGGATCGCGGCAACGAGTTCTTCCCGCCGACCAGCATGCAGATCGCCAACGTGCAGGCCGGTACCGGCAGCAACAACGTGATCCCAGGCGATCTTTACGTGCAGTTCAACTTCCGTTTCAGCACCGAACTCACCGATGCGATGATCAAGCAGCGCGTGGAAGAGCTGCTGGAACGCCACCAGTTGAATTACAGCATCGAGTGGCGGCTGTCCGGCCAACCGTTCCTCACCTCGCGCGGCGCGCTGGTGGATGCGGTGGTCAACGCCGTCGAGCACTATTCTGAACTGACGCCGCAGCTGCTGACCACCGGCGGCACCTCCGACGGCCGCTTCATCGCGCAGATGGGCGCGCAGGTGGTGGAACTGGGGCCGGTCAACGCCACCATCCACAAGGTCAACGAATGTGTCAACGCCGCGGATCTGCAGCTGCTGAGCCGCATGTATCAACGCATCATGGAGCAATTGGTCGCATGA
- a CDS encoding M15 family metallopeptidase codes for MINAEMLTGRSTEHLAPLSGNHRLQPQAVNAFLAMQQAAREAGFDLQPASTFRDFDRQLAIWNGKFCGQRPVLDKDSRPIDVAPLSAAERCEAILRWSALPGASRHHWGSDLDVYDPSLLPEGQKLQLEPWEYEEGGYFAPLNQWLTAHMAEFGFYRPFTEDSGGVAVEPWHLSYRPLAQEAEHLLTPALLLAAWQDREVAGAEWLERHLPSIFSRFIRSEGKE; via the coding sequence ATGATCAACGCAGAGATGCTCACCGGCCGCTCAACCGAACACCTGGCGCCGCTGAGCGGGAACCACCGGTTGCAGCCGCAGGCGGTCAACGCCTTTCTGGCGATGCAGCAGGCGGCGCGTGAGGCGGGATTCGATCTCCAGCCCGCCAGCACCTTCCGCGATTTCGACCGGCAGTTGGCTATCTGGAATGGCAAATTCTGCGGCCAGCGGCCAGTATTAGATAAGGACAGCCGCCCGATAGACGTTGCGCCGCTGTCCGCCGCCGAGCGCTGTGAGGCGATCCTGCGCTGGTCGGCCCTGCCGGGCGCCAGCCGCCATCACTGGGGCAGCGATCTCGACGTGTATGACCCGTCGCTGCTGCCGGAAGGGCAAAAGCTGCAGCTGGAGCCGTGGGAATATGAAGAAGGCGGTTACTTTGCGCCGCTCAACCAGTGGCTGACGGCGCATATGGCCGAGTTCGGTTTCTATCGCCCCTTTACCGAAGACAGCGGCGGCGTGGCGGTAGAGCCGTGGCATCTGAGCTACCGGCCGCTGGCGCAAGAAGCCGAGCATTTACTGACCCCGGCGCTGTTGCTGGCGGCCTGGCAAGATAGGGAGGTCGCCGGTGCCGAATGGCTCGAACGCCATCTGCCATCGATTTTTTCGCGTTTTATACGCAGTGAAGGAAAGGAGTAG
- a CDS encoding YpfN family protein, producing MQWLADYWWIILLVLVGMVVSGIKELRRVDVKSYLANKPEIPPHRDNNAQWDDEDDWPKKK from the coding sequence ATGCAATGGTTAGCTGATTACTGGTGGATTATCCTGCTGGTTCTGGTGGGAATGGTCGTCAGCGGCATTAAGGAACTGCGCCGCGTCGACGTGAAAAGCTATCTGGCCAACAAGCCGGAGATACCGCCGCACCGCGACAACAACGCCCAGTGGGATGACGAAGACGACTGGCCGAAAAAGAAATGA
- the ypfH gene encoding esterase: MKHEHFVVQSPATPAAQLILLFHGVGDNPVAMGEIGSYFAKDFPQAQVVSIGGPEAFGNGAGRQWFSVQDVTEENRAARIAEVMPQFVAVVRHWQQLSGVGYAGTALVGFSQGAIMALEALKAETRLAGRVVAFSGRFAQLPEQAFGDSVVHLIHGEEDAVIAVQHAHAAAEALRAGGADFTLDVEENVGHAINQGMMNAALERLHYYVPQRYWDEALSGKRGELIAFR, from the coding sequence ATGAAACATGAGCATTTCGTTGTCCAAAGCCCGGCGACCCCGGCGGCGCAGCTGATCTTGCTGTTTCACGGTGTCGGCGACAACCCGGTGGCGATGGGGGAGATCGGCAGCTACTTCGCCAAAGACTTTCCTCAGGCACAGGTGGTGAGCATCGGAGGTCCCGAAGCGTTCGGCAACGGCGCCGGGCGCCAGTGGTTTTCGGTGCAGGACGTGACCGAAGAGAACCGCGCGGCCCGCATCGCAGAAGTAATGCCGCAGTTTGTGGCGGTGGTGCGCCATTGGCAGCAGCTGAGCGGCGTAGGCTATGCCGGCACGGCGCTGGTGGGGTTCTCGCAGGGGGCGATCATGGCGCTTGAGGCGTTAAAAGCGGAAACCCGGCTGGCCGGGCGCGTGGTCGCGTTCAGCGGGCGTTTCGCCCAGCTGCCTGAGCAGGCTTTCGGCGACAGCGTGGTGCATTTGATCCACGGTGAAGAGGACGCGGTGATCGCGGTGCAACACGCTCACGCGGCGGCAGAAGCGCTACGGGCCGGCGGCGCCGATTTTACGCTGGACGTGGAGGAAAACGTCGGGCACGCAATCAACCAGGGCATGATGAACGCCGCGCTGGAAAGGCTGCATTATTATGTGCCGCAGCGCTACTGGGACGAGGCATTGTCCGGCAAGCGCGGCGAGCTGATCGCCTTTCGCTAA
- a CDS encoding tRNA(Met) cytidine acetyltransferase TmcA → MLQAAQQLMRRQGIRRLLVLSGETDWCREQAQRLAATLPGDWPWVGENPPPGLSALASGAVRQLLGQERLHAVFDAGQSLDVEALAALCGALRAGSWLLLLTPPWRQWPQQPDGDSLRWSDCPQPITTPHFIHHLQQHLADDREVTIWRQDEPLTLAALPAREGWQPPDGRPTEEQQAILTTLLQAESGVWVLTAARGRGKSTLAGMLVAQSPLTCWITGPSRAATEVAGEWAQGRAQFWAPDALLAQCREGDVSAVGWLLVDEAAAIPAPLLQQLIGYFPRVLLTTTVQGYEGTGRGFLLKFCAGLPSYQALSLQQPMRWAQGDALERITDNALLFNELPAWPADGQTIDYSQADQRELCADPQRLARFYALLSSAHYRTSPLDLRRLMDAPGMHFGLAQAGQEVVGAVWLVDEGGLSAELAHDVWAGRRRPRGNLVAQSLAAHGGQWWAPTLRSRRITRIATLPALRRQGIARQLVERQRRQAQGLDFLSVSFGYTEPLWRFWQSCGFELVRIGSKPEASSGCYTAMAILPLSEQGEALRHAAHKHLARDWPWLRQRIELALAIPGDDGDTPLGEEDWRELAGFAFAHRPLEASLGALQRLLLASNLPLPALRGHLQRRQSPAACAELAGVSGQKALLRHWRHEAAQALEQLNAQHCRYWRDWTQSLQ, encoded by the coding sequence ATGTTACAGGCAGCGCAACAACTCATGCGGCGACAGGGCATCCGGCGCCTGCTGGTGCTCAGCGGTGAGACCGACTGGTGTCGCGAACAGGCGCAGCGGCTGGCGGCGACGCTGCCGGGCGACTGGCCGTGGGTGGGGGAAAACCCGCCGCCCGGCCTGTCGGCGTTGGCGAGCGGCGCAGTGCGCCAACTGCTGGGGCAGGAACGGCTGCACGCGGTGTTCGACGCCGGTCAGTCGCTGGACGTTGAGGCGTTGGCGGCGCTGTGCGGCGCACTGCGTGCCGGCAGCTGGCTGCTGTTGCTGACGCCGCCCTGGCGGCAATGGCCGCAGCAGCCGGACGGCGACAGCCTGCGCTGGAGCGATTGCCCGCAGCCAATTACCACCCCGCATTTCATCCACCACCTGCAGCAGCATCTGGCCGACGACCGCGAAGTGACGATCTGGCGGCAGGATGAGCCCCTGACGTTGGCCGCGCTGCCGGCGCGTGAAGGATGGCAGCCGCCGGACGGCCGGCCGACCGAGGAACAACAGGCGATCTTGACGACGCTGCTGCAGGCCGAATCCGGCGTGTGGGTGTTGACCGCCGCCCGCGGCCGCGGCAAATCGACGCTGGCCGGCATGCTGGTGGCGCAGTCGCCGCTGACCTGTTGGATAACCGGGCCGAGCCGCGCCGCCACTGAGGTGGCCGGGGAATGGGCGCAGGGGCGCGCGCAGTTTTGGGCGCCCGATGCCCTGCTGGCGCAGTGCCGGGAGGGGGACGTCAGCGCCGTGGGGTGGCTGCTGGTGGATGAAGCGGCGGCGATCCCCGCGCCGTTGTTGCAGCAGCTGATCGGTTATTTCCCGCGCGTGCTGCTGACCACCACGGTGCAGGGCTATGAGGGCACCGGCCGTGGTTTTCTGCTGAAGTTTTGCGCCGGGCTGCCTTCCTATCAGGCGTTGAGCCTGCAACAGCCGATGCGCTGGGCGCAGGGGGATGCGCTGGAACGGATAACGGACAATGCGCTGTTGTTCAACGAGCTGCCCGCCTGGCCGGCGGATGGCCAGACGATCGATTACAGCCAGGCGGACCAGCGCGAACTGTGCGCCGATCCGCAGCGGCTGGCGCGTTTCTATGCTCTGCTGAGCAGCGCGCATTACCGCACTTCGCCGCTGGATTTGCGCAGGCTGATGGATGCACCCGGCATGCACTTCGGGCTGGCACAGGCCGGGCAGGAGGTGGTCGGCGCCGTGTGGCTGGTGGACGAAGGCGGCTTGAGCGCCGAGTTGGCGCACGATGTGTGGGCTGGCCGCCGCCGGCCGCGCGGCAACCTGGTGGCACAGTCGCTGGCGGCGCATGGCGGCCAGTGGTGGGCGCCGACGCTGCGGTCACGGCGTATTACCCGCATCGCGACGCTGCCGGCGTTGCGGCGGCAGGGTATCGCGCGTCAGCTGGTCGAGCGGCAACGCCGCCAGGCGCAGGGGCTGGATTTTCTGTCGGTCAGCTTTGGCTATACCGAGCCGCTGTGGCGCTTTTGGCAATCCTGCGGTTTCGAGCTGGTGCGCATCGGCAGCAAGCCGGAGGCCAGCAGCGGCTGCTATACCGCGATGGCTATCTTGCCCCTGAGCGAGCAAGGAGAGGCGCTGCGGCACGCTGCGCACAAGCATCTGGCGCGCGACTGGCCCTGGCTACGGCAGCGCATTGAACTCGCGCTGGCGATCCCGGGCGACGACGGCGACACGCCGCTGGGCGAAGAGGATTGGCGCGAGCTGGCCGGGTTCGCTTTCGCCCATCGGCCGCTGGAGGCCAGCCTGGGGGCACTGCAGCGTTTGCTGTTGGCCAGCAATCTGCCGCTGCCCGCGCTGCGCGGCCATCTGCAACGGCGGCAATCCCCGGCGGCCTGCGCGGAGCTGGCGGGCGTCAGCGGCCAGAAAGCCTTGCTGCGCCACTGGCGGCACGAAGCGGCGCAGGCGCTGGAACAGCTGAATGCGCAGCACTGCCGCTACTGGCGCGACTGGACGCAGTCGTTGCAATAA